Genomic segment of Populus trichocarpa isolate Nisqually-1 chromosome 12, P.trichocarpa_v4.1, whole genome shotgun sequence:
TTATTAACCATGTCAATGGCATCCGTATCTAGCGCTAGTTTTTGTTACAGCAAATCAAGAATCGGAGGGGTCAAGCCAAATATTGCAGCTGCAAGGCCAAGGAGTTTGGTGGTGGTGAGAGCAGAAGCTCAAGCTATAAATCCTGAAATTAGAAAGACTGAAGAGAAGGTGGTGGACTCTGTTATGGTTGCTGAACTCTCCAAGCCACTCACTGCTTATTGCAGGTATACATCTGTCTCTGTTTATCAAAAAAACATCTGTCTCTGTTGTGGATCACTCTTGcttgtttttctatattttgattattgtcTATATGTTAGTCACTTGGCTTAAATATATTGACAATCAATTTTTTGTAACAAGAGCACAACCAagataaagtaattaaattggAGCCAAGAAATAATATATACTCATAAAAATCATTTGCTTGCCAAATTATTGATAATAACTTGCATTGGTTAATCTTAGATGCTGGAGGTCAGGGACTTTCCCTCTGTGTGATGGAAGCCATGTAAAGCACAACAAAGCTACTGGAGACAATGTTGGACCTTTGCTCTTGAAAAAGCAGAAAGAGTAACTCTGTAATTTCTCTTCATTTAGATTTTGTGTTTGTCATGTTGAAGATTCTCGCTCTTCTATGAAATGGTGTTTTCGAGTTCCTTTGGATTGAGTTGAGCTCTCCAGTTCTTAAGGTGATAACAATTTCTTACATGTTATGTTAAATGGCCTTGTTCGCTTGTGGCATGCCTAACTAGGCTTTGATTGTTGCTTCTACTTCATAGAGGAGGCATATATAAGACTTGGTGGttgataacaatttttttttaatgttggtcTCAAAATCTAAACtcagaaaataagaaaaagaacataTTTTCTTATCCACTGCACTAACTCCTTGAAactcttctaattttatttccttgtcAATAGTTTTGCTTCTACTGATCAATGAAATCCTGCAAGTAGAAAATTGAGAGGTAAAAAACCAGGTTTTATCACCTTTTTTCAGTTGTAAAACGTTTTAATATCCCTCATCAGTGGTCCTGTTAATGGCTTTTCAGCCTCAATTTTAGGCTTCTAGGCCTCAAGTTTTGGTTACAAATGAgagatttttattcaaatgtttttGAGTAGAAGACATTAATGGCAATTGAGGTTGGCAGCTAAATAATGGTGATAATTTGTGCATGATTTTACTCAAAAAAATGTAATTGAGGGAACAAACTGCGTCTCATTGAACCTCTAAACGATAGTGTTTAGAGTTTTAAACGTTAATTAGAACCCCACCAAGCATTGTTTCAATGCTAGATTGGTGGGCTTCGAATGATTTGAATCAAAGACTCCACATTTGATATATGATAAGTGTAAAAACAGAGTCTCGGATTAAacctacaaaaaataatattttaagaggATTGTTTTATGAATACAAGGAGAGCTAGGCTCCAGAAAGAGTTAAATACTACACAATACAGGCCTTGTGACGCCACTAATATCCTCAAGCAAGATCTTCGAGCACCCCAATTGTGCTTCCTCGTGATAGACAATGCCTATGTCAGAAGAATAAGCAATGGATGCTAAACAATCTGCTGCCCGATTTGCTTCCCGAAAAATGTGAGTGAGAGAGATCAACTTGTCAAGGATGGCGAAGCATGGCTTGAATAGCCGAAATCAGGTGAGCATAATCTCCACGCAACGAGTTCTGCTGGAGTAATATATCCACAGCTAACTTCGAATCCACCTCCAGCTGCACTCTCCTTAAGAATCCCCAATAAGAATCCCCCACAACTCTGAACATTTATATTTGATCAAGTTCTCTACCAAATAAAATTCACTATTCGTGCATTGCATATATAAATACTTTACGTACAGTTTTAAGATCTTTCATTAATTCCTCCTAAAATATAAGCTTGACATGTGAGGGTTAATTCTGAACACACATATATTATAAGTAAGTTTCCATTGTATTGTGTTTGGGGCCGATTAGGATCGGTTGATTCATGCTCAGATACAAAACCCAACAACTTAACTTGGCTCGACGTCATGAAATGTCTAAATCTACGAAGCAACCAATTTTATTAGATATAGAGTGAAAACTTGATGTGTGCCTTTATATATTATCTCCACACTCAACACCGAAATCTAGATGGTTACTGTTTgagatttgatttttgaatcttgaaaaaaaGGGGTGAGAATTTTTAAAGATCTTAGAAGACTATTCTTATCGTGTAGATATAGCATTTGGCAAAGacgagtttgaatttgaatcaCATGATGGCACAAAATTGCTACTTGAACATACCCAGTCTTGCTGTTCTAGAGTTCTTGAAGTATTCTTTGATCCCAGCCAAGTTTTTCTAAGTCATCATATGTCGTGTGCACATGTAGTTGGGGTCTTGAAGGAAAGTGACTCCCACTTAAACTTTTCTCTTGTGTAAAGATGCCATTATATCAAATTGGAGTCGAATAGCTGCTAAAGATCTAAAATATCTACAACTATATtctttaagtgtttttttagaagatagatatttttttaattttatttcttattctttgttataatgttttttctagtttttatttaatttatttagagggaatattttttctatttaatattattagggttttctagtttttttttttatatatataaagggttatgattatatgtattttctagaaaattaataaatctccgatcataaatcataaatcgCAACATCTTAAGAAGAATTctctaaacaaaacaaaaggaactataaaacaaaatccaagatGGAAATAATACGTAAGAAATTATATGTATGTTCTtgggatttcttttttaaaaataatgtagatAATGAGCTGGATATAGATCCATCAACCTGATCTCATCATGACCTATCTCTAAGCCTAGtaaaattaatcggtttgaattTTACTCATATCCatttgtcttttattaaacaaaataaaaatctgactcGATTATGCACTCTATCCAGATGTTGAGTGACAATGACATTCCTAATCTTGTGCCTCCATTACTGCACTTGtcttctgttttctttctttctataggaagaaagaaagaatgtaAGATGGCATGCTTGTGCATAACTTTATTCAAAAGAATGTAAAAGAGGTGTCGTCTTTGACCTATAAAGGATGGTGTTAGGGGTATCTTAAGCCTTAATTAGAAGTTTAGAACCCCACCACTGATTATTCCAAAGGTAGTTTGGTGGGCTTGGAATCATTCGAAGTAATTAAATAGTCCATATTTGatcagtgtaaaaaaaaaaaaaaaacagtaatggAATATGAAGGTATAGTTCAATtgatcagattttaaatttgctttttagaaattactagttcgagtcctataaaatctaaaagccattgaaaatttatatatatagtcgttaatttcaggacatgtgagattagtcgaggtacacatAAATTAGCTTAGAtattcacgttaataaaaaaaaaaaaaaaacacaatgatgAACATAACCTACGAGCTAGCCGAATCCGAGGACAAGCATGGACTAATGTTTAAACTTCAAACACTTAAAAAGAATATGTAAAATTAATGTCAGGGATGCTTCATTTAGAGAAATCATGGATCTTCTTGATAAAAATTGGACTCTTCAAGTTTGTCATATCTATAGGAAGGAGAACGAACGTAGAGATTGGTTGGCGATTCAAGACTTGATCGATGGTGCTATTAGAGtgcatttattttcttgcaGCTCATTTAATAGGTGCTTGGGACATTTTGTACGAGGATATTAGAATTTCAATTCTCCAACTTCTTACTTGTAATTTTAGTTAGGGATGAAAGCTTTGCTTGATTTCTTGTATATCTAGTTGGATCAAATTTTTATCTGTTGGAACCATCCGTTTTGACCAAAGCTAGATGTGGAGGTGGCTGAGAGGTTCGCTCGATGCATCGCCGTCTTGACCTTcgtctgttttttatttattttttttactttttatttttgtttcgtggagttgtaattttattttttagtattatatatggattttttatcttattatttgtaaagggtttttatatttttatgcatgGATTTGGAATACAAATCTTATTTTATAGTTTGAAtgagaatatattaattttatttaaaaaaattaaaagagtgagaccttgaaatttgaattgataAAGGGGGTTTATCTCCTAATTTGACACTCGAGGTTTGAAAGGTGTttggaaatataataaataatgtttaaataatttttattattcaaaaatacatgAGATTTGTATAATTGTGAAGACCCTTTTCTATTTGGATATTGGAGTTTTCAACCacataaaattaagtattcGTGCAATGCATAGTTAAGCAGTCAACTTCTTTGATTTGAATCCCTTACGTACATTTGTTAGATCTTACATTAATTCCTGctaaaatttaagaatattgACATGTGAATAAAAGGTTTTATGGATGTAGGTATATTATCAAACATGGgcgaattaaaatttattataaatatatatattaaaatcacgTATATAGGgtcattagttttttattataaatagatGGAACCTGAGAAatctagaagaaaaaagaggataTTGATATTAGTTGAGTTATAATTCCATTGGtaacttaatattaattattaagacatcattaaaaaatttttgttttgacgaTAAAAACTTGTcccaaacaaaaattatcatgttcttaaggaaaatttaaacaattagaTTTTCTTCTAACAAGTTTCAAACTTCGAAAGTTTTAAATTCGAAAAGGGTTGAAGTAAGTAATTATAAATTAGGAGGAGgattatctttaatattaatgtGATCCAAAGGcatgactttaaaaaaatgcattgaacctaATAAATATTCACCTTCCATGCATCataataattaacttttctTGGTAACAGTTTTAGTCACTTTTAAAGACGTTTTATAATCTGTGGTTTCCGGATCATCAAGTTTCTTAATCTTCTTCCACTAATttgcaagaaataaaaaattaaaaatatttccaaTTAGAATCACAGTGTACAGCCTGCACTGCTTAGATTACGCTCAAAATTAACTCGTATATAAATAACTACGAAGTGATTAACAGTAGTTGGTTTATGAATCTATCTTTGCACAGGTTGTgggtttttaacttttttggaTAATCAAGGGTGAGAGCTTtcaaagggcaaaaaaaaaaaaaaaaaaaaactaattttctttattaaagtATCATTTTTTAACAATGTAAAAACTAGCTATGATGGCTCGAGAGAACCAATAGCGTCTCACTActtgtatatattaaaaaatatcatgatatttaGGTTGGTTATTGGTTTTgcaactatgtttttttttattattatattattaaataaaaaataattttaaaaaatcaaacatagaaaGATTAGACCACACATCaacaaattatcaaataaattgcCAAGACGAGATTGGACAACTACACATACATGCAAAacacttcagggctcgtggtaTTAGTCAAGGTATGCGCAagttggcccggacacccacgttaaactaaaaaaaaaaacataaaaaaaaacaaaacacatcaCCACACGAACGTTCTAAACATGTGCAAAAACAATGTCAATAATTAACTTGTCTTCAAAGTGGgtccaaattttaaatttattcaccATATTTGAGCTGCCACGTGTCCATTTATGCACTAAAGTTTCAAGATACGAAGGCACATGCACGATACCTTACCCTCACATATCACAACACTACAAAGTTACAAACGACTTTGTCGGCAGTAACGTTCATGCTACAAGTCGTTCAGTTCTTCGGAagtaaccattaaaaaaaaccgtAGTCTAGCTATAGCTTCCTCCATCAATTAACAGCGTTGCTCTTTTACTGTGTCGTTTACTGTGGATACATTACACTGATAAACTGTGACAATGTGCTGACGATTTTGACATTTGAAGTAAATTTTGGGTCGAAGATAATTTCATCTGATATTTCAGTTTCATATTTATATAGACAATTAATCAAGTATGTATACATACATTCAGAttcaatgaattaattaaatacatatattatagttttaaaaaataaaatatgctaGACCACATAATACATTATAGAAGCTTTTCTAAGTTAAATTACAATATCTTAGTttctaagtttttaattaaaacaaaatgtaattttcaaaaaagtttACATATACCAACCAAATCATaccataaacaaaaaatatctaaaagttAACCAACATCCTTCCTGCTgttaagaaaaacatgaaaatttatttaatacaagacataataaaatcacataataaaatatactcTCATGTAATTTTAGGtccctcttttttaaaaaaaacgaaacacAACTTCATTGAATTCAAAGTTACACCTTACCCTAAAATTTCCAATTCTAATTTTCACACTCACTTTACCCCTAAAACTAGACATTTATCCCATAACCGGGACCGAATCCCCGAATCCTCAACTAGGGTAATAAATTACATAGcccaaaatatcattaattcttAACCAATACTATCAATTCACATTGTCTAAAAACATGACGCTAATTCCTACACTAGGATAACTAGTTCACACTATTTAAAATCGAGCACTAGTCCATACATCATAACAACTAGCTCACAATGCCCAAAATTATGCGTCAGTTCTTAAACGTGGAGAACTAGCTTACATTGTTATCAAATTGCAAAATTcacaattcaaaagaatttaaaataaatggttTTGAATTCTAACAATAAAACAATTGAACTAGTATAGGGTGCCTACAACCTATCTGGATTTTGCACTTGACTAGTGATTCCGTGCTATTAAAGAGTGTTTGTGACTTCACTTGGACCAACAagtacatattattattattattattattaaatcagaCACTTATGATTTATTACTCTAATATTATTTATCggtaaaataaatcaacacattaattaattcaacCCAATAATTCATTTCGATAATCCTTAcaggtaaaaaaaaccaatacattaattaattcaattcaataattcatTTCAAATACACTCGTAAACACCTCTCACGCAATAAATCAATTTCCTTaaactcttcattttttttttgtttgttatgacCAATACTAATCCCCTCTAATACCCatgatattttcttcaattatctACTATAATACATTATTTGTAACACAATTTACcccaattacaaaaatttataaCAACATAACATTTTTCTCAAATTACTCGATTCTCTTTCTAGAATCTCAAATTTCTCCTCTCAATCATCTCCTTTTGATTTATGATGAAACTCAATcaatttcaagagaaaaactaaagaaattttgaaatccttttcctctctctctagcAGCAGCCGACCATCAATGGAGaggaagaatgaaaaaaaaatttatttctattttaccCTTTTTATAAATGCTTAACATCCtcgtattatttatttatttatttatttattaattcttttaatccATTAAAAGTTGCtacattaattttcttaatctttCTTATTCCCGAGGtaaattttttacataaattccctctttttctttttttaccagatcatgtaaaaaaaaatctaactgaAGTTCTTATATGGCATATCGTCAAAAcattattctaataaataataatatgagtCTTGGGCTACATGAAATTTTCCttcccctttaatttttttctaattatattttcacaTGCTTTTGAACCACATATTTcctggaaaaataaattaaatatgtcAATGTAAAAGTTgtatgacttaaaaaaaatgataagataatGATGCAGTGGATTAGTTTttatcaactcgagttaactaatcaaatttataatctaaattatagacttaatatattcaataatatttttattttattttaattatataataaaaaataaatatctgtCCATGTCATAgctttaaaaaaaccttaataaataagcatgtaaaagatgtaattaaaaaaaaaggaaggggggggggggggggggggggaaggaGAGTCACCGCCATCCAGTTGTTTGTCGATACGAAAGGAACTTTCTACACGTTATCATGCTGGAGAAGCCGAGGTGTTTTTGAAACGAAATCATGTTTGTCaatgaaaactaaaattaaactcAAGTTTGGTCAATGGAGACAAATCCGAGGTGTCCCTGTTGACGAAGAGGCCTCAGTCTTCCACGTACTCGTGGCTCAATTACGTCATTGGTTAATGGAGTTAAATTCATCTTGGAAATTAAGTTTAGTTGCTTTTCCAAGATAAAAAGATATCTCGGAGAAACGctagaataaattaatatatttttaaataaatttttaatatggttctatttataatttttctattttttataaacatattattttttatttttttaaactattttgacattcatataatattttaacgAGAATCCATAAACtagtaaatgtaaaaaaaatgtaaatatacTTTATTGCaaagataacaataaaataataaaaagataaagatgGAAAGATAAAGAgatgtatattttttcttatttataaacACTACAAAAACGCGtcctaaatattaaaatgattaacaTAATAACAATAATCAATTAacggattttatttatttattttctaacaaaaactatttaaatcGTTAGATTCGTTTTTGCAAATATAGTGAATTTACTCACCGTACCGTCCGTTACCTTCTTTAACCAGAGATCTTACCTTACTCGTGCCCATCCACAGCCCCCTCTCTCTTTAAGAGACATCACAAACATCAAGAACACAACTCCACTCGACACGCTCTTTCATCtctcatcaccaccaccattctTTCCGGCCAGCCGGAAAAGTAAAATTCTGAGGATGTTTCCACTCTCAAATCCTTCATCTTCACCTGAATCCCAAATCAAGAAACCAAAAACTCCACTTGATGTCCGAAGAAAAGACTCTTTCAGGTCACCTAAAGCGTTTCTTGCTGCTCATTACCCTTCCATAAACCAACCTCGGTTATGCCTTTTCCTTTCCATCTTCTTCATTcaaatcctcctcctcctcgctCTCCGCTCCATTCCTCGTTCTTTCCATCATCGCCTCCACCACTTCCCGGCTCCCGTCACTGCCCACCACCACCTCACTCCAAtcctcaccaccaccaccgcctCGTTCTCCGCCAGCACAGTGAAAGAGGAGAATTCCTGCGAGTTTGGTGAAATCTTTGTCTACGATCTTCCGAGTGCTTTGAACCATGAAGTGGTTAACAACTGTGATGAATTGAACCCTTGGAGTTCGAGCTGTGATGCGTTGTCGAATAACGGATTTGGCCCTGTGGCCGCTGCAATTTCCAGCGTTGTACCGGAAAATCTTGCTGCTGCTTGGTACTGGACTGATCAGTTTGTCACTGAAGTTCTTTTCCACAACAGAATTTTGAATCATAAGTGTAGAACTAAAGACCCCAACAATGCGACAGCCTTTTACATTCCATTCTACGTTGGACTCGCTGTCGGGAAATTTCTATGGCTCAAGAACTCATCCGCTAAAGAACGTGATTTTCACTGCGAGATGATGCTCAAGTGGGTTCAAGACCAGCCGTATTTTACAAGAAATGATGGATGGGATCATTTCTTGACGATGGGAAGGATATCCTGGGATTTTAGACGGTCCAAGGACGAGGAATGGGGTTCGAGTTGCATTCACAAGCCAGGTATGCGAAACGTTACTCGCCTTTTGATCGAGCGAAATCCCtgggattattttgatgttggtGTTCCTTATCCTACGGGATTCCACCCTAGATCGGACAATGATGTTGTCGAATGGCAGGAATTTGTCCGAAATCGTAACAGGAAGAGTCTTTTCTGTTTTGCTGGTGCTAAACGTAGCAAAATCAAGGATGATTTTCGAGGGCTGCTGTTGAATCATTGTAGGAACGAGTCTGATTCATGCCGAGTTGTGGATTGTGCTGGTTCTAAATGTTCTAATGGAACTTCGATAATTCTTGAAACGTTCTTGGATTCTGTATTCTGTTTGCAGCCCAGGGGTGATAGTTTTACAAGAAGGTCGATTTTTGATTGTATGATTGCTGGTTCGATCCCGGTTTTGTTCTGGAAAAGAACTGCTTATGATCAGTATGAGTGGTTTTTGCCGGCTGAGCCAGAGAGCTATTCGGTGTTTatagatcgaaatgaagtgaaaaATGGGACTGCTTCTATTCGGAAAGTGCTTGAGAGGTACAGTGAGGATGAGATTAGGAGAATGAGGGAGAGAGTTATTGAATATATACCAAAGTTTTTGTATGCTAGACCCGATGAAGGTTTAGAGACTATAAAGGATGCTTTTGACGTTGCCATTGATGCGGTTTTGAGGAGGTTCAAAGAGCAAGAGCAACCTGGCTACAGGTGGTAGTTGGGAGGAAATTAAGAAGTGATGGTGATTTGGGTACCTGGGATCCAATTTGGGAAGATGATCACGTACCCAAGTTTATCCAGGAGAGATTTGTTACAAGAAAATTTATAGGGAAACTATTACTACAAGTTCATTCTTACAGTTCTTTTTTGTATGTATTATTCACAATAATGTTGTGTACTACGTTTGTAATTCTTTTGAGACTTGAGGACCAGGAATTTTCAGAAATAAATGTTGTGTAACTGGGCAGTAAAATTTATTATCTAGTGAAACTGAAGACTTCATCGGATAGATTAGGCAGGACCACCACTAGGTGGTGGCAGTAAGGTGATCCCATGTTCTTTTTGTTGGCTGGACATGGCTAGCTATAAAGCTAGGTAGCTAGTTGGGTATACAAGAAGATTCATTGCATTGTATATCGCTACAGTATAGTAATGTTTTTTCAGGCCAATAAAGggtaaaataatcttttcacAAGTTTTAACTGGCATTACTAAAACAAAatagtctttttatatttttgttgtatATTTTAAAGGGAAAAATAGTTGGTGTATTTCACAAATGTACTAGCAAATGAAAGAAACTCATACCTTTCAGGCAGTGTATGTAGGTTTTTTTAGTAGCCAAACACAGCCGATTTAGTAGCAACACATTAAGATCTCAGGGCGCAAGTCGGTGACAGACTGATGATGTGGTTTCGattggtttttttctcctcctcctcccttcTTCGTTTTCTCCCCggtaaaatataaaagttttttttatttgtttttttatttgtttttttattgctattttttttttatcttttgcatattaatttttttcttcaatttcacctctcatcatttgattttatttttatatcaaatttgatttttatttattttttaattactatttattttattttttaattgaattttcttttgttttttgatttatttttatttatctaattgaATGACAGCAGTCATGCTaacttgtttttgcatttttagtAACTCTTTTGGCCATTGTGAGGGGGTGTTTGGAGCTGTTGTCAGgaagttctttttaaaaaatctgatttttttaaaattaattttttaatatttttatattgtttttgatatagtgatattaaaaataattttttttttaaaaaaatattttaacatattaaaaataataatttaaaaaataattattaccacacAATACACACGTAACTGATGCAAATTGTCCAAGGTGTGATCTTGCATTAATAAATTAGGTGGAAGTTACAGGATGGGTATGGTGAAACTTTATCACTACTGGGCAAGGCTCTTCTGCTGTCCAAACTTGGCATCATCCACGGACaacatatcatttattttacatttggATGTTATATtccttcttttattgttttcatgcACTTTTATTAAAGTATAGTTTGGTGGGTGCTTTGAAACCTTTATGGTGGGCCT
This window contains:
- the LOC7482173 gene encoding CDGSH iron-sulfur domain-containing protein NEET, with amino-acid sequence MSMASVSSASFCYSKSRIGGVKPNIAAARPRSLVVVRAEAQAINPEIRKTEEKVVDSVMVAELSKPLTAYCRCWRSGTFPLCDGSHVKHNKATGDNVGPLLLKKQKE
- the LOC7482172 gene encoding xyloglucan galactosyltransferase XLT2, translating into MFPLSNPSSSPESQIKKPKTPLDVRRKDSFRSPKAFLAAHYPSINQPRLCLFLSIFFIQILLLLALRSIPRSFHHRLHHFPAPVTAHHHLTPILTTTTASFSASTVKEENSCEFGEIFVYDLPSALNHEVVNNCDELNPWSSSCDALSNNGFGPVAAAISSVVPENLAAAWYWTDQFVTEVLFHNRILNHKCRTKDPNNATAFYIPFYVGLAVGKFLWLKNSSAKERDFHCEMMLKWVQDQPYFTRNDGWDHFLTMGRISWDFRRSKDEEWGSSCIHKPGMRNVTRLLIERNPWDYFDVGVPYPTGFHPRSDNDVVEWQEFVRNRNRKSLFCFAGAKRSKIKDDFRGLLLNHCRNESDSCRVVDCAGSKCSNGTSIILETFLDSVFCLQPRGDSFTRRSIFDCMIAGSIPVLFWKRTAYDQYEWFLPAEPESYSVFIDRNEVKNGTASIRKVLERYSEDEIRRMRERVIEYIPKFLYARPDEGLETIKDAFDVAIDAVLRRFKEQEQPGYRW